A region from the Candidatus Zixiibacteriota bacterium genome encodes:
- a CDS encoding PEP-CTERM sorting domain-containing protein, with the protein MYLYVGLTSSFGEVAMSNDFGAFNSGDLFFGFNGEKHSYAVDVSTGNLIDVETWNYIPERPGGYGSRSTIVQQVGAYSIGTGENLGRIDMMLSFEADLEPNPLTPPDGASGDTYIWEFRIAKALLNYDTGMYESVTLHNTLECGNDLIEKTFPMDPIPEPTTLILLGAGLVGAGLIRRKRA; encoded by the coding sequence ATGTACCTCTATGTCGGACTGACATCCTCATTTGGCGAAGTCGCCATGTCGAATGATTTTGGAGCATTCAATTCCGGAGATTTGTTCTTCGGGTTCAACGGCGAGAAACACTCATATGCTGTTGATGTTTCAACCGGCAATCTTATCGATGTCGAGACCTGGAATTACATCCCTGAACGACCGGGCGGTTACGGCAGCAGGAGTACCATAGTCCAGCAGGTGGGCGCATATTCAATAGGCACGGGTGAAAACCTCGGCCGCATCGATATGATGCTTTCGTTTGAAGCTGATCTTGAGCCGAATCCTCTCACACCGCCGGACGGGGCGAGCGGCGACACGTACATCTGGGAGTTCAGAATCGCCAAAGCACTGCTGAACTACGACACCGGCATGTATGAATCGGTAACGTTGCACAACACACTCGAATGCGGCAATGACCTTATCGAGAAGACTTTCCCGATGGATCCGATACCTGAGCCGACCACGCTGATTCTGCTCGGCGCAGGCCTTGTCGGAGCCGGTTTGATTCGCAGGAAAAGAGCATAG